The genomic interval ttgaagCCAGTCTGCCAAAATGACATGGCGCTCAGATCAGGCGGGTCAAAACAGGAAattaaatagcctattacttctaaattatgatgaTTAGGGCTGCACTATTAATCAAATGTGATGAATTGCGAATGTCATGCACATTTTGTCAGTAAAGATTAGGCCATTTAACTTCTCATGAAAGACTTGCTCAGGTGCAGCTTGGTGTTTGTATGAACAAGTGTGCTTCTGGCTTCGACGTGGGGGGTTCAAACACTCGCTGGCTGTCCCAACTCTGCATTTTTTGACCACTTAACCACGTAGAAGCTAGGGTATGCTTTCTTTGAATTGCTGCCAGCATACAACCAGCTTCCTGCTAAATATAGTAAAACAGCCCACTTTTAAGATAAAGAGCGACTTTGTGGATGAAAATCTGTCTTTAAAACCACaatttcttcatttttgtttgaaaactGTCGAGATACAAGACATGCAAGGTCACATGCAATCCCTCATGCAAATTAGCACTACAGAAACGCCCCCGTTACATTCATCCAAACAAAACAagcctctgtctgtctgcctctaTCTGTGATGTGACACCTgtcacagctgcatttttttttaggcTCTAGAGGTGAAATGTTCATGTGGCGGCGAATGAAAGGTGATATACCAGACTATATAAAGACTATAAATCACCAGGATCCCAGTAATAAGACTTAGAAGgcttttacaattacaatttccACACCATGTATTCAGAGGATGGGATGGGCTCCTGCAAGGAATTTTTCGGACCATTTTGAATTGTCTAAATTACTTGTTTGCAATAGATGAGATGAAAGGCTATAAAAAGGTGTGGGTCTCTGCAGACTAGACTGACAAATGTTAAGTTATTGGTGATTTACATCACCGAATCTAAACAAAATCCTGAAAGTGGCAAATAAATTTTTGGATTTTTCATTGGATTGACTGAGGAGCTAGTTAACAGACTACCTGTATGTTTGAATGTAATAATTTCACAATCTTTTATAGAATTTTTCAGTGGGGTGCATTTTACTGCTGTGTGTGGTTTAAAGctcttaaaagcttttaaaactgCAGTGAGAGAGGCTTATTTCCAATCTCACTAGTAAAACATCAGTACTGATCCAAAATGTCCTTATTTACGCTCCCCCAATTCTTCCAAACCAATTATTCACcaatccaaaaaataaattaaaatgtttatatttgataAACTATTGCAGGTACAAACTTAACAGTGCCttaaagtttttaagctaaaataTGTGATTTCGCTCTTGTGATTCATGCAGAAACTTTGCATTCAGGTGGCTgagggaattaaaaaaataatgaaataaaaaataaaatacaattaatgtgAAAACAACACTTTTAGCACTTATTAAGATAAACTACGCATACGAAGGAATCTGTGTAGCTGCGTTGCACTTCCAAATGCAGAGAAAAGGTGCAGTTTAGCCTTGGAGTGTCCAATGcagaaagtttaaattaaatgatttctaTAAGCTAAAGAATACAAGGTatggggtgctccgatcacaatcggccgatcgttaatgcgcatctcgtcagtaaagccggttctctaatcagcggttaattccatcaggtgcgtgatttcacataaagCAGctattactacacagagccgttgttaactgagaagatgcgccaaaaaacgctgaaaatgaagtggatttgcgcatcttctctattaacaacggctctgtgtagtaacagctgctctatgtgaaatcacgcacctgatggaattaacggctgattagataaccggctttactgacgagatgcgcataacgatcggctgatcttgatcggagcacccctaatacaAGGTTTACTGAATCAATGCATtacttataatattattaatattctggCATAGCTTCAGCAAGGCttaataatatgtttaataatatgttttcatttggttaataatcaaaaatatataattggcTCTGAAAACATTATTACAGCGAAAGCttcattttacttaaaaaaattaatatttttattggggGTTGGTTTTTTCCTATGAAGCACAAATGGGATTATCAAAAAGTGACTCCTGCTGTTTTCCATGCACAAAAAAGGAGGACGATCCCTGGCAGTCAAGTACAGCTGTAATTTAGTTTGGTTCATTATAACGTTTTACATTATACAATATCAGGATCTGAACTAATTTCCTCATGCATACTAGAAAATTACACCACTACAAATTGTGACTCACAGTGTTACAAAGAAGTGCCAAGACTGTTACTGATGCCTCCAGAAAAAAATGTGATGCCCCTTATTATAACCCAATTGTTCTGAGTGTCAAAAATGTAAAGGAACATAAAGCCTTGAATTACAAAAATGACTGACTAGGCTTTGTTGATGAGAAATTTGTGTTGTAAGTCAGTTTAACTGGTATATGGAAATGCAGCTACTCAAGAACTGTGCCAGAATGTCCTGAGGCTGTGAACAATGGTAccattaaaaagcttttgcacTAAACATAGTGGCTTTGTCTCCGATGTATCACCACAATCTTTAAACAAACAATATACAGGAGACACATGCACTTGTTAAAAAGGTTTGTGGTTTGAAAAAAATCTAGCTGTGTGTCAGTCTTACAGATTTAACAAACAAAGTGCATCTTACCACCAAGTCCCAGTTGTTGAGTTCTAGAAGTGTGATTGCCTCAGCAATGTTGTCGATTCCGGTACAtgcctgaaataaaaaaagaacaaactgattttaatatttgcatttaagtcctctttttatattgaaagaatGAAATAACAGAAcgtccaaaaatacatttttgagaacAAATGTTCACTTCTAATATATTATgcactaaatattatatataaaagattttaaattatataagagATGATTTTTGTAAACCTTTAAGTTTATAGTCACAATAAAACAGTGAACATGAGCAACCTTcaatttgtgaaatatttctaATTGCCACATATGTCAGATCTCTTTCTTCTtgtattaaataaacagtttgcAAATCAAAACATAGTCAATATTCGTAAACTGACTCATATAAGCAACCTTCAATTTTGGTGCATGCCATCTCAAACTATTTGTAATTGCTACATATTTCAAATCTATTTCTGCTCCTACTAAATAAACAGTTTGCCAATCAAAACATTTTGGCAATACGTGTAAAACTGACTCATTTAAAATCCCAAAGCAAACCAACTGAAAAACAAGAATGTAACAGCTGATGGCAGAGTAGAAACCGTGCAGAGTCATCTGACAGCTTCTGGCCATTACAGGGTCATGAAAAGACAGGTCAGGCTTCAGATGACAGTCTAGTAATGTTTTCTAGTCGCAAATAAGCAGACGACACCAAAATGATGTATTTTAAGATGTCTATTGTTAACTTTGTCTGGTCGTgtgcttttaatatttcatttttgctgAATAATTCAAACAAAGCCACTGACAGCTGATCGTCTCGAGACATGTCAACAAAAAGAAGTCACTACACATCCGTTGCTCTGAGTAGGCACAAAAACGGGTCTGATCTACACGTCCAGATCTTATAAAATCACAGATTATCAGTATTTATGTGAGGAAACCCACCTGAAAGTCGGCCAGGATCATTTCTCTGTCCATGTTGCTGTCGGAGGCCATTGCAGTGAGAGGCTACCGACTCATGTAAAAACCCCAAAAATATCAACCACCAATTTCAAAAAAGCAGCTCAGGACACGGCTTATCGGTTCACGGCAAGTAACCGagtataaatgctgttcttcggGGCTGTGTTGTCAGTGTTTGGGGGCTTTCAGTTTTTCTGTTATCGTCACTTTGCTGTTTTGGATCGGCATTCAAAGCAACAGAAACATCATCTTACGGCTGCCGTAAAGTAGTGCTGTGAACTGTCGCGCTCTTCACACGGTTGGAAAGAGCTGTGTATTTTTAAAGCAGCAGCAGGGCCGCGGTTGTATTTGAATAGACTGTTACACATGCGACTTGTTTGACTACATTATGACATGttaaaccaacaaaaaaataaaaaagccttaaaaatattttaataaaaatggatATGGGCACCCTAGACAGTTCCAGTGCAATGATTGTTTTCTGTTGCAATTTTTCACAGTTCACTACCCAACTGCAACCCCaccaaaattagttttttttatttagtgatcATAAAGATATAACACTGCCAACCATGACGAGCAACTAAACGTTAGTGAGATTTCAGAAAAATCATAATATTACTAATGGGTACTCTGACTAAACATACTTTATGTCATGCTGAAAAAGCTTAAACCAGTTTAAATTGatttgctggtcttagctggaACATGAAGGCCATATATGGTTTTATATGGGTTTAGAGCTATTTTCAGTGTGTCAGCATGAAAAAATAGCTTGTCAAATAGCAGAGTACCATCTTAGCCAGCTAAAACTAGGTAAAACCACATCATAATCCAGCAAGAGACTTTCATTGCAATTAAAGCTAATTTAAACTTTAACCTACAAATGTAAAGCTTTTAACatgggaaaaataaaacaaaaatcagccTTCACTGGTTTTTGCAGATATGCCAGCCCCACAATGCTGATTTCAGAGGGGTTTAGGGCAGCAGTGGGTCAGGCTGAGAGGCCTTGATTTTGGCCAGACtgagaccagcttaaaccagtgAACCAGAGACATCCATTGCAATTAAACTTACTTGAGCTTTTATAAACCTTGCCTCTATTCGTGCCTGCctggcttgaaaaaaaaaagaaaataaaaataaataaaccagcctaagctggtttGCTAGTCTCACAACATTGACCACTAAAGATTGCCCAAAATTCTCTCAAACACAGCAAATCAGTATAGACATATAGCagtgatatattatatatttgtgtgttctatgtaaatatataagcCATTGCTGTGCTATATGACTTTAATTCCAATGAATAAACGAACAGATGCGATGGTCAAATATCGCCAAACTGGCCATTTTCAGACAGATTGTACTTGTGGTGCGCTGCAGGGATTCATCTCGGCAGTTCACATGACTGAATTTAAACCTTGCACTGTTTCACAGCCTTTCATCCTACCAGTAATTTGAATAAATTTCacttcaaacacacatttatggAGAGGGGAATTTTACACTGGTAATACCAACACTTCAAAGTCTTCACAACTCAAGGATGAAATGGCAGAACCTGTGAGAAAAAAGCAAGCAGAAAATGCGTCTCTCAGCCTCTCCCTAGCAACACTACCGTTGAGTCCCGCCTCACTCCGAGTCTGTTAAAAGTGGGCGGAAGTGTCGGCCCTTTATTTCAAAAAACGGAGTGATGTCAAATAACAGAAGCAGACTCGCTGACACAGTCAGCTGTCTTCCAACCAGCTTATTCAACGCCCATAACCCGGCCGAGGAGGATAACTCGATGCCCGAGACGTAGCCTAACCATTCTGCAGGTAGTGGATACAATGTTTCATTTGAAATGATCCATTATGACGTCGTCCATCATCGTCACAGTGCAACTGCACCTCCGTGCGCGAGGAATCACTACGACAGAACATTTTAGATACTCTCGCCTGCAGTTTGAAACGCTTGATCGTTGACTGAAAACATATTAAAGCTTATTTCCACGCGTGTCAGTTTGAAATACCGGGCTAGTGTCAGTTAACAATTTTGATAATCCTCCTGCAAGCAGTCTTTGAAGTGAACATCAAAGAAGATTCGCTTTTTACGTTTCATATTCAAAATGGGCGGGAAGCTTGCATAAAACTTACAACACATCCTTGCAAACCCACTGGATACAGAATAGAAATGTCCTCGCGGAATAACAGTCTTCTAACTCTATTTATGTTTCAGAGGTCGTTCGGAGGCTTGAAATGACAACATCTGCGCATCGCAGTTCTCCAGCCCATTGCACCTGCATAAAGTTAATATCAGAGGACTCATGAAAGGGACGTTTGGTTCTGAGATTCgagcatttttttaatgtgactacTACAGATCTGTTTGAATGTGAGATCATATCTGGATCGAGACCACAGGAGAGCTGCATGCCACTCATGGGGAGGAACTTCGCGCATCGATCATAAAAAAGaggatgtttcttttcttttcccttttttccCCCACATATAATTCTTGAACGTGTATGTATTTGATAAGAGATGGCATGGCATCCCTgttttctccgctggttccgatGGTTTCGATAGGACGATATTAATGTGGGTGGACCTTGGCGCATCTCCAAcggatatttttttttagggggCCGCAGGATCGGACTATTTACTACAGCTTCGTAGTACTTTTTACATATAAACCAGCGGACTTTTTTACTCAAACACCAGAGATATTCCACCTCATTTGTCAGGATATAATGGCCGAGGACGCAGCTATAGATAGGCTGAGCACTGCAGCTGCGATTGGAGATCTTAAAGAAATTGAGCAGACACTGCAAAGCAACGTGAACGTTAATGAGAAGAACAAGTACGGCAGGACACCATTGCAGGTTAGACTCACATATCCACGAACAACATTCATatataaacaagatgtttataaTGCATATAGTCCATCAgcatcaaaaaaacattttgtcctTTTCTTTCTTGCACCCACTAGCAGTGGCCTGGTTGATTTACCTCTAACTAAACCTGtggtttttaaaaaagtttacctGCGAACCAACAAGTACGCACCTGTTACTAATGATCTACATTTTATTGCCAACAAATTAGCGTCACTCGTTCTCTGATACATAAAGAACTTGTTGTAGAAACTGAAAAGTGTTTTATTACCCCAAAGTCAGCTCAGAAGCTAAATGAAATCTGATATTATAATTTTTGGCAGCCTTTTACACTCAAAAAAGGATAATTCATATAacggtttatttgtttttagattttttacaaCATAAGTGTAACAacaaagttaaaatgtattacttatGATCATGAATTTTCCATTCTAAGGCCCGAAAATGCATTATTTCCTATTATGGGGTATGATACATTTCtagaatttaatcaaataaattaactaaaatcgTATAAACCTCGAGAGactgttttttgctttttaaattgtTATGTCAATTATGCATAATATATTCTGCTTATCAGAAGGCCGTCTGTTCTTACACCAAGCTCAATATAGCTGTTTAATTTCGGACAGTctgaaatattctaatattacTCATGTGTTCGTGTCATATTCACACAACATGTTCTCTAGACTTCAGAATGAGTGATAATCTGAAAACTGGGTAATCCCCATTCTTGAAGTTAGTAGCCGTAGCATATGGCAATTTCTGATAATCCAAATGTggtataggctatatatattgtTGGtacattatacataaaatattcttgattttttgttttaacaacattacaattttaggttaaaattatatgaatgaataaGGAAAAGTGTATATTTTAGGTGCTGTGACTGGTCACTCTTTTTAGGTTTTGACCGTTTTATCACCTTTTACCTTCCCTTAAATCAATTAAATGTGCGATGtgactaattaattaataaaaaagtatattccATGTGTTCTCTAAATTaatatgagtttaaaaaaaacgcATGCATAATATTTATCCGAGAATGAGCTGTTTAAAATGAAGCCATACAAAAAAATCCTGTGATAGACTGGTGAACTTCCTCATAAACACGATTCACGAAGtttgatgggggggggggtttcatgAGCATGTCGATTAAGTCTATTCCATCAATTCCTAACTTAAAACCTATTATCACAGAGGTCAGAGTCATCATTTAGGAGGTCGTCATGTGCTTAAAACTATAGATTACACCacaaaccttttcttttttaagtcacaggtttttatgtttacatgatAAAGTATCTTCTAAAAATAATAAGGTACACATTCTAAGATATAcagtgtatagatagatagatagatagatagatagatagatagatagatagatagatagatagatatcccTTATGCATTCATGTAGATTTTACTCTAttgggataataataataataataataatagtaataataatgtagCCTACTCATGAGGTTTAATTAAGATGCACTAATTTCACTTAAAGTGATTAATGTAATTAATCCATGTAACAATATTATGAAGCACCTTAACACATTGTCTTTGGGTTGTATCTCAGGTGATGAAACTTGGCTGCCCGTGCATAGCGGAGGCGCTGCTTCGAGCAGGCGCCGACCCAAATGCGCGCGATCCCATCCTACGATTGACCGTCAGTCACGACGCCGCGCGAGACGGGTATCTGGACACTCTACGGGTGCTCGCGCAGAATGGTGCTGATGTCAATCTCCCTGACAACGACGGCAACCTGCCTCTGCATCTGGCGGCGCGGGAGGGGCACCTGGATGTCGTGCAGTATCTCGTGTCTGACTGCAGCACGCCGCCTTTTCTGCCTAACGCGAAAGGTTACACGCCTCGTGACCTGGCTTTCATGCACGAAAAACACAGAACTGTGGAGTGGTTAGAGAACATTGTGCCTTCACAAGCCAGCTAGAGATGATGACTATGGGCCTGTGTGTTTTGTTCTGTAACAGAGGTAGCAAACAAATGCTGAATGAGCGTTTTATTGCATTGCAGTCCATTCAGTCAACTACCTCTTATTGCATTGTAAAATATTGGGCTCAggggcttttttgttgttgttgttgttgttgttgtgaagaaCAATTAACATTTCAGTTGACCTTGCATCTATTTTACATTTCCCCTAATTTCAAACTGGCttaattgatttttaatttttatgagaTATTTTTCAGGTCATCTAAGTCTCCATTCTTTTATTTGTATAGATCATTTCTTTCACTAACTCTCATGCAGGTTACACATTTCCTACATGTTTTGATttataacaagaaaaaaagataacCTAAAATAACTGTTGTGCTCGAAGAAACCTATCTCTTTTTTATTGAAGTAATTGcactataatggtcaaaattcaACTTTAACCCCTGACTGctctgtttttgttgtgttttatgacATTGAACTTGCACATTTGCTTGTCATTTATGGCTTTTAACTTTTGAATTACTGTGAAAGATTGTATTGTGTCgcattgaaaatattaaaaccttGCAAAATAACCAAAGACAGCTGTTAAACGGTTTCGATATGTGTTCATGATGATGTGTGTTTAACTCTGGCCTCGCGTCACTGAAATACGGGTATAGGCCTATAAAACATTTATGAGACTGTATTagaaacatgaaatataattgGCTGGGCATTGATAACTATTGTTTGATGTTGTCAAATGtttcaaaaaggaaaataaaacgcTGTGACGCTCGCGGTGGCAGTTGTATATTTTACTGAATTATTTACATACCAAGTCGTCCACCGTTCCCTTTGTAAACAGACAGAGTCTTACAGTCGACAACAATCAGATTTAGCTTTCATTGTAGTGGAAAAgcgaaaataaattaatatagccTAATCTCTAttgttttaaaattcatttcACGAGAATAAGCAACATTTTACTCACCTTTCAAATATTGCAGTATAGTCAAAGACGCCACACTTGGGCTACTAAGTTTCTGTCCAGATTATGATAAACATGTtttcaatttcttaaataaaagtcATGTAACTGATcggagatttttatttttattaattgtttttgtaaataaataaataatgtagatTTTAGATATATGACCTACACATACAGGCTGAATGAACGttctaatgtaaaaataataaataaataaaatcttaatatttaaCACTTATTCTGGcataagtaactttttttttaaggtttttaccTTTTCATGACAAGGCACGCCTTATTTAGGTCAAACTGAGTATAGGCCTAAACCTACATCATtctacatcaaaaataaaaataaaagctttgtaaATTTATGTACACTCACATTCAAGTTACAAGGACTGTATTTTAGTACCTCTATATATTTATTGTCATTAAatcaattttttataaaaatgtataggcTACACGTTTTTTTGCtcataaatgtattaaacaatgAATTCAAAGATTACATATCTAGGGACTTGGAACATGTgtttaaactaaattataaaaatatgattttcataaCCTCCAACATCCTTGTTTGTTACTGACCCATATCGAAACAGCGACAGAAACGCATGCACAATGAAATCGAAATATGTGCTTTCTCTCGCAGCAATCTAGAACAAATATTTTGACGTGTGGTGTGTGGCAGACATTCATTTCAAAACCAGGCTACAAACAGGAGCGAGTGGACACGTTTCAACCACGAATTCGCATGGAACTAATAATGTGCCATATTTGCTCGGATAGAATACGCAATGGGCTTTTATTTTAGAGTTCGTGCGTCGTGGGTGCATGGATTGTTGCAGAATATAAAGCCAGACGATGAATAATAAAATGGTGACTCTCTGAGGGTTTTCATGGTCGAGCAGCAGCAGAAGTCCGTTAGATCGGTGGGAGGAAACAGTCCTGTGCGCAGCGccaatattttcaaatttaggCGCTTTCGGTGTAAAACCGCTCAAGATTCTCTCCAAACCTACTCTGAGAGAGAAGACGACACTTATAGGGTGTTTGGCGTTTCAAAACGCAGTTTTTTGTTTATGGAGATGCCATGCAGTGGTCTTCCTGGTTGCGCGGCTGCGTAAAATCTTCTAGAAACGCACGATGCTTGATCAAGCTTTATCCttcaaattataaaatacattcatgacAATTATTCAGCTATCGGCACGGGTTTATATTGACTGTCAAGgagaaaaaaggtaaataaaactaaatgtgcAAACACATGTTTGGGCATATATATGGTCAGTATAATTCATGCATAgtttacaattaaaaagaaagctttttatGTCATTTGGGAGAACTGTGTGTGGTTAAgtcaaaacaataacattatcAATATGTTGAATGAACAGCATTATAGTGTGAAATCGAAAGTCAAAGATGACACAATGGAAAAAAAGACTTTGCTAAAGGTTTTGATAGTTTTCAGTGCTTAAAAAATAGGAAGCAAAGATTAAGACCCTGTATTGTTAATAATTTCGAGACAGACTATATTGTATAAGCATATATTGTCTCTATATATTTGCATACACCCTGAACTGGAAAAAAATGGTAGCCTAAAAATGGTGTCATTAATTTATACCATCAAAACTCAAACTTTTGGGGTAAATCAGGTAGATATAGCTcattaaggtaacaattgcaggtcataactttttacagtgtggctACAGTGCTACCTTAGGATAGACTGTGATGTATTGTTCATAGATTGTAGCATATGTGAGTGTAGAGGTCTTCACATCTGACCCTTCAGGAGAGTTTGATCGAGCTGACAGTTAACAGTTATATGCGAACAGCTACTTATGTCATCTCATGTGGGTTTACAAAATGGACCAATGCAAAGAGTGACCAAtgcaaaatatcatatttttatacATGAGAACATTGTAAGAGaggcctttttattattttaatactagtaaaaatgtattgcataagGGTTAATTCTTATGAATGTTGGAGTTCCTTTTTGCTCattcagtaattttattttaaacatataattGGTCACATGGAAAAACATACAgaacaatataatttatataaaagaaaaatgtgaaaaacaaaatgtgtataatgtattcattcattcatttatattttattttaagtcacCCTGCTACAAGATCAGGTCCATTTTAACCAAATGGAGACGAAGGAGCATCATGTGGCAGACCTTTCATCTGCATTTCACAAACTGTTTGCCCAGGCCTGTGTCTGATTGTTTTTCCAGTGTCTGTTTAATTGCTCAACTGCAGTATTTTGTTTTGTCCCAGTGAGGTCACTGAGTGTCAAAATCTTTCATGTTAGAAAAATGATCGTTAGTCCTTGTATTGATTCAGAAtgggtttatttgtgtgcatacatctatttatgtcatgttttacttaagaataacaaaatatttcaagTGTGCATAGGATAATTGCTTATTTAAgccactgtttttaaattcaatattaaaaaataaaaacactgtaaaaaaaaaagtggcaacCTGGAATTATTCCCTTAAAGAGCTATTTGTACCTGATTTAAcccataaaaattaaaaaaaagttttttggtaTAAATAGTTGATGTCATTTTAGATAGTAGTAGCATTATATTagtagtaatataaatatatggccAACCTATCTTGCTTTATGTTTGAAATTGAATGCAGGATGCTGAATAAAACACCCGTTGCATTACAGCTAAAGTGTCATTGATTTTGTGGCCAACATAACAAGTTTGCTGCTTTGTAATTTATGAGCGTTACAAGTGCTTGTCAGCAGCTGCCATGGTGGAGTGCCACTTGAAAACTTTGTTTTCCCCCGTGGTTGTGTGCCACTGGCCAGTTCAACAGGGGCACATTTATCAGACTTTTGGGAAAAAACGCTGTGCATTTTACTTTCCATTTTCAAGGTCATTTGTAGTCGCAGTGACTGACAGCACAGACGTCAATTCAAGTGCAGCTTCCTTCCACTTTCTGCAAGCACTGGGGGTTGagtcacaaatacacaaaatatgatGAGCAGATttttcagatagatagatagatagatagatagatagatagatagatagatagatagatagatagatagatagatagatagatagatagatagatagatagatagataaaatggAAATGTGATTATCACTGCTGAAAGTAAgatgaattaaaagaataaaaataacaaaatgtggaGCCTCTGGACTGACAGAAAGATTTGACAAGTTGCTGAAAATGATCAGCCCAGATTATCTGATGTATCCTTGTCATGTTGTGATAGTAATGGAGCTGCCTGCTTAACCATGTCTAGCAATGCTGATAGATGACATACCAGTGGCCTACTTTACTCCTGTTCACAAAGTATTTCTAAACGCACCTTTTTATTGTGCCTATCAGGAGTTACACCTGAAACTAATTTGTTGAAAGAAATACTTAATGAGGTTTTCTCTTACTGGCAGTTTACTGGGTGTCTATGCAAACTATATTACTGTATGGcagatattaaacaaatatttatttgcatatattatgtgtatgtaaatatatagaaGAGGAATTTCAGGGACTTTCAGGTCAAGTCAGGTTGCCACATGTATAGTTATTATGCATTATGTATTATGTCAATGTCaataattaaaatgctttttgaaaatctttttatttccatttttttttttacaaataaatataattatatgacacaagttattttatttattaataattttaaatgtttttcatgttcGTTTACACGCTGCTGAAAAGCCATTACTACAAAAAGACATATTGTGGAAGtatttaattttcaatatttagatttaaatgtaattttttttttttcaataaaagatATTCTCCTCAAATCAATGTCAGTGCAAAGCAGCATCATgctgtgacaacttaccccatgtGTAGTAGTGTGAGTTAATGTGtttaatgactttttttcccACTTGGAAACAagtgtgtgttcagtgttttt from Carassius auratus strain Wakin unplaced genomic scaffold, ASM336829v1 scaf_tig00001343, whole genome shotgun sequence carries:
- the LOC113069319 gene encoding cyclin-dependent kinase 4 inhibitor C-like, whose amino-acid sequence is MAEDAAIDRLSTAAAIGDLKEIEQTLQSNVNVNEKNKYGRTPLQVMKLGCPCIAEALLRAGADPNARDPILRLTVSHDAARDGYLDTLRVLAQNGADVNLPDNDGNLPLHLAAREGHLDVVQYLVSDCSTPPFLPNAKGYTPRDLAFMHEKHRTVEWLENIVPSQAS